A single window of Neospora caninum Liverpool complete genome, chromosome XII DNA harbors:
- a CDS encoding GD23551, related produces MAAETRRRRQRGDAADASSAEPPVTEKSAVDERGCMPGDRSSAHSESAPSTGSPGRRKQASRFWQVLLLLSVGVALRLFLYSVGLTLPETTEPLVSPASASFSSFREALTLQALSFSPYTGGVYRQQPLVFLSLKWITGAGQGEDENCNTGSCRWRYYLVLICIDLVAAIALAAAAAEARTWAMNLRQRTSPGSAAGSAQGKARGPQRKEVPAASGERPPGEEVEEIIASPALVAASYFLHPMTVGAILSLTIHTLPLAFFALALACATRGGMLSRWMCVAFFGCALFVGPPQAFLLALPLAHLMHAVRTQTVQRLDLLEVLPSLKKDILPGLLRGVLLFVAGLAFCAILHVASYFALRAYTADAADYFDSTVIAVWEVRDLGPNLGIFWYILSLGHCFILVVPLFVRMFRYPLAYCGAAIAIALLFQPFFCISDSAFLVTLLISRWDVVERKVAFVKLIVVAFVAVSIYPVTTELWLGRNTGNPNFVYNIQIIFQIFMGFLILEWIKGVVLDRVFTSSGSVEKKEKTA; encoded by the exons AtggcagcagagacacgacgaaggcggcagcgTGGCGACGCCGCTGATGCGTCGTCAGCGGAGCCTCCAGTCACGGAAAAAAGCGCCGTCGACGAGAGGGGATGCATGCCGGGGGACCGTTCGTCGGCACACTCGGAGTCGGCCCCGTCGACCGGGTCTCCAGGTCGTCGGAAACAagcgtctcgcttctggcaagttcttctgcttctttcagTTGGTGTAgctcttcgtctgtttctttaCTCAGTTGGACTGACGCTTCCAGAGACCACGGAGCCCTTagtgtctcctgcgtccgcgtccttctcgtccttccgcGAGGCGCTCACGCTCCAGgcgctttccttttccccgtACACGGGtggagtgtacagacagcagcCGCTAGTCTTCCTCAGCTTGAAATGGATCACTGGAGCGGGTCAgggggaggacgagaacTGCAATACCGGCAGCTGTCGGTGGCGGTACTACCTCGTCTTGATCTGCATAGACCTGGTCGCCGCCATTGCGCTcgctgcggctgcagcggagGCTCGCACGTGGGCGATGAATTTGCGTCAGAGAACCTCGCCGGGTTCGGCTGCTGGATCTGCCcaggggaaagcgagagggcCACAAAGGAAGGAAGTGCCGGCGGCGAGTGGCGAACGCCCGCCTGGcgaagaagtggaggagaTCATTGCCTCGCCGGCTCTTGTCGCTGCGAGCTACTTCCTCCACCCAATGACG GTAGGGGCCATCCTCTCTCTGACCATCCACACACTtccgctcgccttcttcgccttggcGCTTGCCTGCGCAACCCGTGGCGGAATGCTCTCAAGGTGGAtgtgcgtcgccttcttcggctgcGCCTTGTTTGTGGGACCGCCTCAagcttttctcctcgctctcccgctGGCTCACCTCATGCACGCTGTGCGGACGCAAACAGTGCAGCGCTTGG ACCTCCTGGAGGTTTTGCCTTCCCTGAAGAAAGATATTCTGcctggccttcttcgcggggTGCTCCTCTTCGTTGCGGGTCTAGCGTTCTGCGCAATTCTCCACGTCGCTTCGTACTTTGCGCTGCGAGCCTACACAGCAGACGCGGCT GACTATTTTGACTCCACGGTGATCGCCGTGTGGGAGGTCCGGGATCTAGGTCCAAACCTCGGTATCTTCTGGTACATCCTTTCCCTG GGCCACTGCTTCATTCTGGTCGTGCCCCTGTTTGTTCGAATGTTCCGCTACCCGCTGGCGTACTGCGGAGCCGCCATCGCC ATCGCCTTGCTTTTTCAGCCGTTCTTCTGCATATCGGATTCCGCTTTCCTTGTG ACTCTGCTCATCAGTCGTTGGGACGtggtggagaggaaggtcGCCTTCGTGAAGCTG ATCGTTGTCGCATTCGTTGCCGTCTCGATCTACCCCGTAACGACCGAGCTGTGGCTGGGGCGGAACACGGGGAACCCGAACTTCGTCTACAACATTCAAATCATCTTCCAAATCTTCATGG GTTTCCTTATCCTGGAATGGATTAAAGGCGTTGTTCTCGACCGAGTATTTACTTCTTCTGGATCCGttgaaaagaaggaaaagacggccTGA